A section of the Subtercola frigoramans genome encodes:
- the pta gene encoding phosphate acetyltransferase, producing the protein MARSIYITSAEGHSGKSTIAVGVLEILGRSAGRVGVFRPIARSVTERDYVLEMMLAHHGSGLSYEQTIGVTYDDVHTDPEAALSRIVERYKDVERLCDSVVILGSDYTDVGSPSELSFNARIAANLGAPVLLVLGGRAGQGSSEMLGHSEPRTPDDMRQIAELALVELKAAHATLVAVVANRADPENLEKIRDAIARVMGDTYFGATDSRVPIWSIPEDRILVAPSMTNVLESIGGTMIKGDSRLLGREALGVVVAGMSMVNVLPRLSEGAVIVIAADRTEVLLAALMANASATFPSLSGIILNGGFELPEPIQRLIDGLAPTIPIITTPLGTYDTAVRITGTRGRLAADSQRKYDGALALFEGYVDGNRLLELLDVSTSTVITPLMFEYGLIDRARAAKRHIVLPEGTDDRVLRAAGTVLTRGIARLTILGDEEEIRGRATSLGVNLDAAVIVSPFDPVLRERFAEEYASIRSHRGITLDMARDTVSDVSYFGTMMVHLGMADGMVSGAAHTTAHTIRPAFEIIKTRPGVSVVSSVFLMALADRVLVYGDCAVIPDPTAEQLADIAISSSETAAQFGIEPRVAMLSYSTGASGMGADVEKVRTATELVRARRPDLLVEGPIQYDAAADAAVAAAKMPESSVAGRATVFIFPDLNTGNNTYKAVQRSAGAVAVGPVLQGLNKPINDLSRGALVADIVNTIAITAIQAATGEVTTLDRQSSPETLAAVEQSSPVRSPGAAQQTAEQEHTV; encoded by the coding sequence GACCATCGGGGTCACCTACGACGACGTGCACACTGACCCAGAGGCGGCGCTCTCGCGCATCGTGGAGCGCTACAAAGACGTCGAACGGTTGTGCGATTCCGTGGTCATCCTCGGCTCGGACTACACCGATGTCGGCAGCCCTTCGGAGCTCTCGTTCAACGCCCGTATCGCGGCCAACCTGGGGGCTCCTGTTCTTCTGGTGCTCGGTGGGCGCGCCGGGCAGGGGTCGTCAGAGATGCTCGGGCACTCCGAGCCCCGCACGCCCGACGACATGCGGCAGATCGCCGAACTCGCCCTCGTCGAGCTGAAGGCCGCCCATGCCACGCTGGTCGCCGTCGTCGCCAACCGCGCCGACCCCGAGAACCTCGAGAAGATCCGCGACGCGATAGCCCGCGTCATGGGCGACACGTACTTCGGCGCGACCGACAGCCGCGTGCCCATCTGGTCGATTCCCGAAGACCGCATCCTGGTGGCCCCGAGCATGACGAATGTGCTCGAGTCGATCGGCGGCACCATGATCAAGGGTGACTCGCGACTGCTCGGCCGCGAAGCGCTCGGTGTGGTGGTCGCCGGCATGTCGATGGTGAATGTGCTCCCGCGCCTCAGCGAAGGGGCGGTCATCGTGATCGCTGCAGACCGCACCGAGGTTCTGCTGGCCGCGCTGATGGCAAACGCCTCGGCGACGTTCCCCAGCCTCTCCGGCATCATCCTCAACGGCGGGTTCGAGTTGCCAGAGCCGATCCAGCGGCTGATCGACGGGCTGGCGCCCACCATTCCGATCATCACGACCCCGCTCGGCACCTACGACACGGCGGTGCGCATCACCGGCACGCGCGGTCGACTGGCCGCCGACTCCCAGCGCAAGTACGACGGCGCACTCGCTCTCTTCGAAGGGTATGTCGACGGCAACAGGCTCCTCGAACTGCTTGATGTGAGTACGTCGACCGTCATCACCCCGCTGATGTTCGAATACGGCCTCATCGACCGGGCCCGTGCGGCAAAGCGGCACATCGTTCTCCCCGAGGGCACGGATGACCGGGTCCTCCGTGCGGCGGGCACTGTTCTCACCCGGGGCATCGCCCGGCTCACCATCCTCGGCGACGAGGAGGAGATCCGCGGGCGCGCCACGAGCCTCGGGGTGAACCTCGACGCGGCGGTCATCGTCAGCCCGTTCGACCCCGTGCTGCGGGAGCGTTTCGCAGAGGAGTACGCGAGCATCCGGTCGCACCGCGGCATCACGCTCGACATGGCGCGTGACACCGTGAGCGATGTGTCGTACTTCGGCACGATGATGGTGCACCTGGGCATGGCCGACGGCATGGTGTCTGGAGCAGCGCACACGACAGCGCACACCATTCGGCCGGCCTTCGAGATCATCAAGACACGGCCCGGTGTCTCTGTGGTGTCGAGCGTGTTCCTGATGGCGCTCGCCGACCGGGTGCTTGTCTACGGCGACTGCGCCGTCATTCCCGACCCGACCGCCGAGCAGCTCGCCGACATCGCCATCTCGTCGTCTGAGACGGCGGCCCAGTTCGGCATCGAGCCGCGGGTCGCGATGCTCTCGTACTCGACGGGCGCCTCGGGCATGGGGGCCGACGTCGAGAAGGTGCGAACGGCGACCGAGTTGGTGAGGGCCAGGCGCCCCGACCTGCTTGTGGAGGGGCCGATCCAGTACGACGCGGCAGCCGACGCCGCCGTCGCCGCGGCGAAGATGCCGGAATCGTCGGTGGCCGGGCGCGCGACAGTGTTCATTTTTCCCGACCTCAACACGGGCAACAACACCTACAAGGCGGTGCAGCGGAGTGCGGGGGCCGTGGCCGTAGGTCCGGTACTCCAGGGCCTCAACAAACCGATCAATGACCTGTCGCGGGGGGCGCTGGTCGCCGACATCGTCAACACGATCGCCATCACGGCGATCCAGGCAGCAACCGGCGAAGTGACGACACTCGACCGGCAGTCATCACCGGAGACGCTCGCCGCCGTCGAGCAGTCGAGCCCGGTTCGCTCACCGGGAGCCGCACAACAGACCGCCGAACAGGAGCACACCGTATGA
- a CDS encoding acetate/propionate family kinase, which produces MSAVLVINSGSSSLKYQLIEMTTETVLASGLVERIGEKLASTKHEVSGEAHKRELPVATMTEAFTVMVAAFDEHGPSLAEFPPVVVGHRVVHGGKRFFSATIVNDLVKINIDDLSELAPLHNPANLQGIDAAELAFPGVPQVAVFDTAFHATLPAAAYTYAIDAEIAEKNRVRKYGFHGTSHKFVSEAAAEFLGRPLAELKTIVLHLGNGASACAVDGGISVDTSMGLTPLEGLVMGTRSGDLDPAVLIYLNRKAGLGFAELDTLLNRSSGLLGMTGRGDMRDVVAATDAGDEAAIVGLSVYIHRLKHYVGAYLAGLGGADAIVFTAGVGENSPVVRAGALEGLEFLGIRLDPERNISPERGPRLISAEDSAVAVLVIPTNEELEIARQALAAV; this is translated from the coding sequence ATGAGTGCCGTACTCGTCATCAACAGCGGCTCCTCGTCGCTCAAATACCAGCTCATCGAGATGACGACCGAGACCGTGCTCGCCAGCGGGCTGGTCGAGCGCATCGGGGAGAAACTCGCGTCGACGAAACACGAGGTTTCGGGTGAAGCTCACAAGCGCGAGCTGCCTGTCGCGACCATGACGGAGGCCTTCACCGTGATGGTGGCGGCCTTCGACGAGCACGGGCCGTCACTCGCCGAGTTTCCGCCGGTCGTCGTCGGGCACCGGGTGGTGCACGGGGGCAAGCGGTTCTTCAGTGCCACGATCGTCAACGACCTCGTGAAGATCAACATCGACGACCTGTCCGAGCTTGCGCCGCTGCACAACCCGGCCAACCTGCAGGGCATCGACGCGGCAGAACTGGCCTTCCCCGGTGTTCCGCAGGTAGCAGTGTTCGACACTGCATTCCACGCCACGTTGCCTGCCGCCGCATACACGTACGCGATCGATGCCGAGATCGCCGAGAAGAACCGGGTGCGCAAGTACGGGTTCCACGGCACCTCGCACAAGTTCGTCTCCGAAGCCGCCGCGGAGTTCCTCGGGCGCCCTCTGGCAGAGCTCAAGACCATTGTGCTGCACCTCGGCAACGGAGCGTCGGCCTGTGCGGTCGACGGCGGCATCTCCGTCGACACGTCGATGGGGCTCACTCCCCTCGAGGGCCTCGTCATGGGAACACGCTCCGGCGACCTCGACCCGGCCGTGCTCATCTACCTCAACCGCAAGGCTGGCCTCGGTTTCGCCGAACTCGACACCCTCCTGAACCGATCGAGCGGCCTCCTCGGCATGACGGGCAGGGGCGACATGCGCGACGTCGTCGCCGCAACCGATGCGGGTGACGAGGCCGCGATTGTCGGCCTCTCGGTGTATATCCACCGGCTCAAACACTACGTTGGTGCCTACCTTGCCGGCCTCGGTGGGGCAGACGCGATCGTCTTCACCGCCGGCGTGGGCGAGAACAGCCCCGTCGTTCGTGCCGGCGCGCTCGAGGGCCTCGAGTTCCTCGGAATCCGCCTCGACCCCGAGCGCAACATCTCGCCCGAGCGCGGACCGCGCCTCATCTCGGCTGAAGACTCGGCCGTTGCCGTGCTCGTCATCCCGACCAACGAAGAGCTGGAGATCGCCCGTCAGGCGCTCGCCGCGGTCTGA